One genomic region from Equus asinus isolate D_3611 breed Donkey chromosome 10, EquAss-T2T_v2, whole genome shotgun sequence encodes:
- the TEX48 gene encoding testis-expressed protein 48, producing MANKKDGDLGRRAWTCWPWGATEIGARRGLLYLGRGCPNKTPSTVNFQWASGIQTSEPTALIPFPPTAAHQNLASKIFCLCCRHCEEPQSTDDSKTSSQTQEQQSAIHSRYQTRTACLASLDLICSSPSSSPHDHVQLSLPGLQKDELGPQNPEHTTAASSLPPGRPLVHPAKTASAVSSSELEDLNIHDSQRGFYKRNLNRYSRDHWPFQPCLIGRP from the exons ATGGCCAATAAAAAAGATGGTGACCTAGGCAGAAGGGCCTGGACCTGCTGGCCATGGGGAGCTACAGAAATTGGGGCGAGAAGGGGGCTATTATACCTTGGGAGAGGCTGCCCCAATAAGACCCCCAGCACAGTAAATTTCCAGTGGGCGTCTGGAATTCAGACCTCAGAACCCACGGCCCTCATTCCTTTTCCTCCTACAGCAGCCCACCAAAACCTGGCCTCAAAGATCTTCTGTCTGTGCTGCAGACACTGTGAGGAGCCCCAGTCCACAGATGACTCCAAGACCTCCAGTCAAACCCAAGAGCAACAGTCAGCGATCCACAGTAGGTACCAGACAAGAACAGCCTGCCTGGCTTCTCTAGACCTTATTTGCTCATCTCCCTCCT CCtccccacatgaccacgtgcaaTTATCGTTGCCAGGTTTGCAGAAGGATGAACTTGGCCCACAAAATCCCGAGCACACTACAGCAGCCTCCTCTTTGCCTCCGGGACGACCGCTGGTCCATCCAGCAAAGACAGCCTCTGCTGTCAGCAGCAGTGAGCTTGAGG atcTGAATATACACGATTCCCAAAGAGGTTTTTACAAGAGAAACCTAAACCGCTACTCCCGGGATCACTGGCCCTTCCAGCCCTGCCTCATTGGGAGACCCTGA